The following coding sequences lie in one Opisthocomus hoazin isolate bOpiHoa1 chromosome 7, bOpiHoa1.hap1, whole genome shotgun sequence genomic window:
- the ACCS gene encoding 1-aminocyclopropane-1-carboxylate synthase-like protein 1 isoform X3 — protein sequence MANSSRIQNVVPRPGFSALHRLRKKRKGQRMKDPLDDLLLKTLTSQRAMEERFLQMEERRFQRDLDVEERRMQLEQRRFELEREHEFRMFNVFAQMLSILKQSHSGSSSSVTMPRGLDFSQALSEIAGMGGGGGNLQEMRARRVDVHGFCNPGDFQRSPYLSARGNIANIFRGSTEEGYKAYHADKYDEDKNPNGIINFGTSENKLCFDLMSKRLTQTDMNLMEPPLLQYPDWKGHMFLREEVARFLTYYCKAPAPLKAENVIVLNGCGSLFSALATVLCDPGEAVLIATPFYGDITQSVFLYGNVKLVYAYLDSKITGTSTRPFQLTVEKLEKALQDARAEGVAVRALILLNPQNPLGDIYSLSELRDYLEFAKRHELHVIVDEIYMLSVFDESATFHSVLGMDRLPDPQRTHVMWGISKDFAVSGIRFGTLYTENQDVANAVASLCYFHGVCGPVQHKVAQLLRDRDWINQVYLRANHARLKAAHTYVTDELKTLGVPFLNRNAGFFVWIDFRKYLRTGTFEEEMLLWRRFLDNKVLLSCGKAFECSEPGWFRIIFADKTHRLQLGMQRIRKVLEEREQEILAEEKEQPCQSDQDGKADSTDEVIFVSRHQEPTCAGSSNLGDLIGLLQQQMRSSDWLQKNTAEQFAQEKPEIYDVFSKLVGKQ from the exons ATGGCAAACTCATCACGGATCCAGAATGTGGTTCCCCGGCCTGGCTTCTCCGCCTTGCATCGGCTGAGAAAAAAGCGTAAAGGCCAGCGCATGAAGGACCCTCTCGACGATCTCTTGCTGAAGACCCTGACATCTCAGCGGGCCATGGAAGAGCGCTTTTTGCAGATGGAGGAACGCCGATTTCAGCGAGATTTGGATGTGGAGGAGCGTCGGATGCAGCTGGAGCAGCGCCGTTTTGAACTGGAGCGGGAGCACGAGTTTCGCATGTTCAACGTCTTTGCTCAGATGCTCAGCATCCTCAAGCAGAGCCATAgcggctcctcctcctccgtcaCGATGCCTCGGGGCTTGGACTTCAGCCAGGCACTGTCTGAAATTGCGGgaatgggaggaggagggggcaacCTGCAAGAGATGAGGGCTCGGCGGGTCGATGTGCACGGCTTCTGTAACCCCGGCGACTTCCAGAGAAGCCCCTACCTCTCTGCTCGCGGCAACATTGCCAACATTTTTCGTGGCTCCACTGAGGAAGGGTACAAAGCTTATCATGCTGACAAGTATGATGAAGACAAGAACCCCAAC ggTATAATAAACTTTGGCACCAGTGAGAATAAACTCTGCTTTGACCTGATGTCTAAGCGG CTGACACAGACCGATATGAACCTGATGGAGCCTCCGCTGCTTCAGTATCCCGACTGGAAGGGCCATATGTT TTTACGGGAGGAAGTGGCTCGATTTTTGACCTATTACTGCAAGGCCCCTGCACCTCTTAAGGCAGAAAAT GTGATTGTTTTAAATGGTTGCGGCTCATTATTTTCTGCATTAGCTACAGTGCTGTGTGATCCAGGGG AAGCTGTTCTTATTGCTACTCCCTTTTACGGTGATATCACCCAGAGTGTCTTCCTCTATGGTAATGTCAAGCTGGTGTATGCCTATTTAGACAGTAAG ATTACTGGAACAAGCACTCGGCCTTTTCAGCTTACagtggaaaaactggaaaagGCCTTGCAGGATGCCAGGGCAGAG GGTGTCGCTGTAAGGGCCTTAATTCTTCTGAATCCCCAGAATCCTCTTGGAGACATCTACTCCTTGTCAGAGCTACGGGATTACCTGGAATTTGCTAAAAG ACATGAATTGCATGTGATAGTAGATGAGATCTACATGCTGTCAGTTTTTGATGAATCAGCCACGTTTCACAGTGTCCTAGGCATGGACAG ATTGCCTGATCCACAGCGGACTCACGTGATGTGGGGAATAAGCAAG GATTTTGCTGTTTCTGGGATTCGTTTTGGTACTTTGTATACAGAGAACCAGGATGTTGCTAATGCAGTGGCTTCTTTGTGTTATTTCCACGGGGTCTGTGGACCCGTCCAGCACAAGGTTGCACAGCTGCTTAGAGACAGAG ATTGGATCAACCAGGTATACCTGAGGGCCAACCATGCCCGGCTAAAAGCTGCCCATACGTATGTGACAGATGAACTGAAGACTCTTGGGGTTCCTTTTCTCAACCGCAATGCAGGCTTCTTCGTCTGGATTGATTTTCGAAAG TACCTTAGGACAGGCACCTTTGAGGAGGAGATGCTGCTCTGGAGGCGTTTTCTGGATAACAAGGTCCTCCTGTCCTGCGGAAAAGCCTTTGAATGCAGTGAACCGGGATGGTTCCGCATCATCTTTGCTGACAAGACCCACCGGCTACAGTTAG GTATGCAACGGATCCGCAAGGTTTTGGAAGAGCGGGAGCAGGAGATACTGGCTGAGGAGAAGGAGCAGCCTTGTCAGTCAGATCAGGATGGCAAAGCAGATAGTACAGATGAAGTAATTTTTGTGTCCCGCCACCAGGAGCCTACCTGTGCTGGTAGCTCCAACCTTGGTGACCTCATTGGCCTCCTGCAGCAACAAATGCGTTCATCTGACTGGCTACAGAAAAACACAGCCGAGCAGTTTGCACAAGAAAAGCCAGAGATCTACGATGTGTTCAGCAAACTGGTGGGGAAGCAGTAG
- the ACCS gene encoding 1-aminocyclopropane-1-carboxylate synthase-like protein 1 isoform X1 codes for MDFRGKKYERGSNWSDPEVVELLQLWADESVQLELESCLRNQHVFNRIAEVLREKGIHRTGDQCREKIKKMKLEYRRIKDNSKAPRGGRTWKFYEVMDRVLTSRPALAYGPLGGSVMAQQVLQGSMVESYHHHQFAASALPFGHSQHPELMEIKCEEVNSDEHCLTPEPPPSMSYQQGSPEEHEMERAFLERAQNDSPISRVEIPIETSVSPSGFSEPSMANSSRIQNVVPRPGFSALHRLRKKRKGQRMKDPLDDLLLKTLTSQRAMEERFLQMEERRFQRDLDVEERRMQLEQRRFELEREHEFRMFNVFAQMLSILKQSHSGSSSSVTMPRGLDFSQALSEIAGMGGGGGNLQEMRARRVDVHGFCNPGDFQRSPYLSARGNIANIFRGSTEEGYKAYHADKYDEDKNPNGIINFGTSENKLCFDLMSKRLTQTDMNLMEPPLLQYPDWKGHMFLREEVARFLTYYCKAPAPLKAENVIVLNGCGSLFSALATVLCDPGEAVLIATPFYGDITQSVFLYGNVKLVYAYLDSKITGTSTRPFQLTVEKLEKALQDARAEGVAVRALILLNPQNPLGDIYSLSELRDYLEFAKRHELHVIVDEIYMLSVFDESATFHSVLGMDRLPDPQRTHVMWGISKDFAVSGIRFGTLYTENQDVANAVASLCYFHGVCGPVQHKVAQLLRDRDWINQVYLRANHARLKAAHTYVTDELKTLGVPFLNRNAGFFVWIDFRKYLRTGTFEEEMLLWRRFLDNKVLLSCGKAFECSEPGWFRIIFADKTHRLQLGMQRIRKVLEEREQEILAEEKEQPCQSDQDGKADSTDEVIFVSRHQEPTCAGSSNLGDLIGLLQQQMRSSDWLQKNTAEQFAQEKPEIYDVFSKLVGKQ; via the exons ATGGATTTTCGGGGGAAGAAGTACGAGCGCGGCAGCAACTGGTCGGACCCCgaggtggtggagctgctgcagctctgggccGACGAGtcggtgcagctggagctggagagctgcctgcgcAACCAGCACGTCTTCAACCGCATCGCCGAGGTGCTGCGGGAGAAGGGCATCCACCGGACGGGCGACCAGTGCCGGGAGAAGATCAAGAAGATGAAGCTGGAGTACCGGCGGATCAAGGACAACAGCAAggccccgcggggcggccggACCTGGAAGTTCTACGAGGTGATGGACCGGGTGCTGACCAGCCGGCCCGCCCTGGCGTACGGGCCGCTGGGCGGCAGCGTGATGGCTCAGCaggtgctgcagggcagcatggtggaGAGCTACCACCATCACCAGTTTGCCGCCTCGGCCCTGCCCTTTGGACACTCCCAGCACCCCGAACTGATGGAGATCAAATGTGAGGAGGTGAACTCTGATGAGCACTGCTTGACCCCAGAGCCCCCACCATCCATGTCTTACCAGCAGGGCTCCCCTGAAGAGCATGAGATGGAGAGAGCCTTCTTGGAGAGGGCCCAGAATGACTCTCCCATCTCCAGGGTGGAGATTCCCATTGAAACCAGTGTTTCACCTTCAG GTTTCAGTGAGCCCAGCATGGCAAACTCATCACGGATCCAGAATGTGGTTCCCCGGCCTGGCTTCTCCGCCTTGCATCGGCTGAGAAAAAAGCGTAAAGGCCAGCGCATGAAGGACCCTCTCGACGATCTCTTGCTGAAGACCCTGACATCTCAGCGGGCCATGGAAGAGCGCTTTTTGCAGATGGAGGAACGCCGATTTCAGCGAGATTTGGATGTGGAGGAGCGTCGGATGCAGCTGGAGCAGCGCCGTTTTGAACTGGAGCGGGAGCACGAGTTTCGCATGTTCAACGTCTTTGCTCAGATGCTCAGCATCCTCAAGCAGAGCCATAgcggctcctcctcctccgtcaCGATGCCTCGGGGCTTGGACTTCAGCCAGGCACTGTCTGAAATTGCGGgaatgggaggaggagggggcaacCTGCAAGAGATGAGGGCTCGGCGGGTCGATGTGCACGGCTTCTGTAACCCCGGCGACTTCCAGAGAAGCCCCTACCTCTCTGCTCGCGGCAACATTGCCAACATTTTTCGTGGCTCCACTGAGGAAGGGTACAAAGCTTATCATGCTGACAAGTATGATGAAGACAAGAACCCCAAC ggTATAATAAACTTTGGCACCAGTGAGAATAAACTCTGCTTTGACCTGATGTCTAAGCGG CTGACACAGACCGATATGAACCTGATGGAGCCTCCGCTGCTTCAGTATCCCGACTGGAAGGGCCATATGTT TTTACGGGAGGAAGTGGCTCGATTTTTGACCTATTACTGCAAGGCCCCTGCACCTCTTAAGGCAGAAAAT GTGATTGTTTTAAATGGTTGCGGCTCATTATTTTCTGCATTAGCTACAGTGCTGTGTGATCCAGGGG AAGCTGTTCTTATTGCTACTCCCTTTTACGGTGATATCACCCAGAGTGTCTTCCTCTATGGTAATGTCAAGCTGGTGTATGCCTATTTAGACAGTAAG ATTACTGGAACAAGCACTCGGCCTTTTCAGCTTACagtggaaaaactggaaaagGCCTTGCAGGATGCCAGGGCAGAG GGTGTCGCTGTAAGGGCCTTAATTCTTCTGAATCCCCAGAATCCTCTTGGAGACATCTACTCCTTGTCAGAGCTACGGGATTACCTGGAATTTGCTAAAAG ACATGAATTGCATGTGATAGTAGATGAGATCTACATGCTGTCAGTTTTTGATGAATCAGCCACGTTTCACAGTGTCCTAGGCATGGACAG ATTGCCTGATCCACAGCGGACTCACGTGATGTGGGGAATAAGCAAG GATTTTGCTGTTTCTGGGATTCGTTTTGGTACTTTGTATACAGAGAACCAGGATGTTGCTAATGCAGTGGCTTCTTTGTGTTATTTCCACGGGGTCTGTGGACCCGTCCAGCACAAGGTTGCACAGCTGCTTAGAGACAGAG ATTGGATCAACCAGGTATACCTGAGGGCCAACCATGCCCGGCTAAAAGCTGCCCATACGTATGTGACAGATGAACTGAAGACTCTTGGGGTTCCTTTTCTCAACCGCAATGCAGGCTTCTTCGTCTGGATTGATTTTCGAAAG TACCTTAGGACAGGCACCTTTGAGGAGGAGATGCTGCTCTGGAGGCGTTTTCTGGATAACAAGGTCCTCCTGTCCTGCGGAAAAGCCTTTGAATGCAGTGAACCGGGATGGTTCCGCATCATCTTTGCTGACAAGACCCACCGGCTACAGTTAG GTATGCAACGGATCCGCAAGGTTTTGGAAGAGCGGGAGCAGGAGATACTGGCTGAGGAGAAGGAGCAGCCTTGTCAGTCAGATCAGGATGGCAAAGCAGATAGTACAGATGAAGTAATTTTTGTGTCCCGCCACCAGGAGCCTACCTGTGCTGGTAGCTCCAACCTTGGTGACCTCATTGGCCTCCTGCAGCAACAAATGCGTTCATCTGACTGGCTACAGAAAAACACAGCCGAGCAGTTTGCACAAGAAAAGCCAGAGATCTACGATGTGTTCAGCAAACTGGTGGGGAAGCAGTAG
- the ACCS gene encoding 1-aminocyclopropane-1-carboxylate synthase-like protein 1 isoform X2 translates to MDFRGKKYERGSNWSDPEVVELLQLWADESVQLELESCLRNQHVFNRIAEVLREKGIHRTGDQCREKIKKMKLEYRRIKDNSKAPRGGRTWKFYEVMDRVLTSRPALAYGPLGGSVMAQQVLQGSMVESYHHHQFAASALPFGHSQHPELMEIKCEEVNSDEHCLTPEPPPSMSYQQGSPEEHEMERAFLERAQNDSPISRVEIPIETSVSPSGFSEPSMANSSRIQNVVPRPGFSALHRLRKKRKGQRMKDPLDDLLLKTLTSQRAMEERFLQMEERRFQRDLDVEERRMQLEQRRFELEREHEFRMFNVFAQMLSILKQSHSGSSSSVTMPRGLDFSQALSEIAGMGGGGGNLQEMRARRVDVHGFCNPGDFQRSPYLSARGNIANIFRGSTEEGYKAYHADKYDEDKNPNGIINFGTSENKLCFDLMSKRLTQTDMNLMEPPLLQYPDWKGHMFLREEVARFLTYYCKAPAPLKAENVIVLNGCGSLFSALATVLCDPGEAVLIATPFYGDITQSVFLYGNVKLVYAYLDSKITGTSTRPFQLTVEKLEKALQDARAENPLGDIYSLSELRDYLEFAKRHELHVIVDEIYMLSVFDESATFHSVLGMDRLPDPQRTHVMWGISKDFAVSGIRFGTLYTENQDVANAVASLCYFHGVCGPVQHKVAQLLRDRDWINQVYLRANHARLKAAHTYVTDELKTLGVPFLNRNAGFFVWIDFRKYLRTGTFEEEMLLWRRFLDNKVLLSCGKAFECSEPGWFRIIFADKTHRLQLGMQRIRKVLEEREQEILAEEKEQPCQSDQDGKADSTDEVIFVSRHQEPTCAGSSNLGDLIGLLQQQMRSSDWLQKNTAEQFAQEKPEIYDVFSKLVGKQ, encoded by the exons ATGGATTTTCGGGGGAAGAAGTACGAGCGCGGCAGCAACTGGTCGGACCCCgaggtggtggagctgctgcagctctgggccGACGAGtcggtgcagctggagctggagagctgcctgcgcAACCAGCACGTCTTCAACCGCATCGCCGAGGTGCTGCGGGAGAAGGGCATCCACCGGACGGGCGACCAGTGCCGGGAGAAGATCAAGAAGATGAAGCTGGAGTACCGGCGGATCAAGGACAACAGCAAggccccgcggggcggccggACCTGGAAGTTCTACGAGGTGATGGACCGGGTGCTGACCAGCCGGCCCGCCCTGGCGTACGGGCCGCTGGGCGGCAGCGTGATGGCTCAGCaggtgctgcagggcagcatggtggaGAGCTACCACCATCACCAGTTTGCCGCCTCGGCCCTGCCCTTTGGACACTCCCAGCACCCCGAACTGATGGAGATCAAATGTGAGGAGGTGAACTCTGATGAGCACTGCTTGACCCCAGAGCCCCCACCATCCATGTCTTACCAGCAGGGCTCCCCTGAAGAGCATGAGATGGAGAGAGCCTTCTTGGAGAGGGCCCAGAATGACTCTCCCATCTCCAGGGTGGAGATTCCCATTGAAACCAGTGTTTCACCTTCAG GTTTCAGTGAGCCCAGCATGGCAAACTCATCACGGATCCAGAATGTGGTTCCCCGGCCTGGCTTCTCCGCCTTGCATCGGCTGAGAAAAAAGCGTAAAGGCCAGCGCATGAAGGACCCTCTCGACGATCTCTTGCTGAAGACCCTGACATCTCAGCGGGCCATGGAAGAGCGCTTTTTGCAGATGGAGGAACGCCGATTTCAGCGAGATTTGGATGTGGAGGAGCGTCGGATGCAGCTGGAGCAGCGCCGTTTTGAACTGGAGCGGGAGCACGAGTTTCGCATGTTCAACGTCTTTGCTCAGATGCTCAGCATCCTCAAGCAGAGCCATAgcggctcctcctcctccgtcaCGATGCCTCGGGGCTTGGACTTCAGCCAGGCACTGTCTGAAATTGCGGgaatgggaggaggagggggcaacCTGCAAGAGATGAGGGCTCGGCGGGTCGATGTGCACGGCTTCTGTAACCCCGGCGACTTCCAGAGAAGCCCCTACCTCTCTGCTCGCGGCAACATTGCCAACATTTTTCGTGGCTCCACTGAGGAAGGGTACAAAGCTTATCATGCTGACAAGTATGATGAAGACAAGAACCCCAAC ggTATAATAAACTTTGGCACCAGTGAGAATAAACTCTGCTTTGACCTGATGTCTAAGCGG CTGACACAGACCGATATGAACCTGATGGAGCCTCCGCTGCTTCAGTATCCCGACTGGAAGGGCCATATGTT TTTACGGGAGGAAGTGGCTCGATTTTTGACCTATTACTGCAAGGCCCCTGCACCTCTTAAGGCAGAAAAT GTGATTGTTTTAAATGGTTGCGGCTCATTATTTTCTGCATTAGCTACAGTGCTGTGTGATCCAGGGG AAGCTGTTCTTATTGCTACTCCCTTTTACGGTGATATCACCCAGAGTGTCTTCCTCTATGGTAATGTCAAGCTGGTGTATGCCTATTTAGACAGTAAG ATTACTGGAACAAGCACTCGGCCTTTTCAGCTTACagtggaaaaactggaaaagGCCTTGCAGGATGCCAGGGCAGAG AATCCTCTTGGAGACATCTACTCCTTGTCAGAGCTACGGGATTACCTGGAATTTGCTAAAAG ACATGAATTGCATGTGATAGTAGATGAGATCTACATGCTGTCAGTTTTTGATGAATCAGCCACGTTTCACAGTGTCCTAGGCATGGACAG ATTGCCTGATCCACAGCGGACTCACGTGATGTGGGGAATAAGCAAG GATTTTGCTGTTTCTGGGATTCGTTTTGGTACTTTGTATACAGAGAACCAGGATGTTGCTAATGCAGTGGCTTCTTTGTGTTATTTCCACGGGGTCTGTGGACCCGTCCAGCACAAGGTTGCACAGCTGCTTAGAGACAGAG ATTGGATCAACCAGGTATACCTGAGGGCCAACCATGCCCGGCTAAAAGCTGCCCATACGTATGTGACAGATGAACTGAAGACTCTTGGGGTTCCTTTTCTCAACCGCAATGCAGGCTTCTTCGTCTGGATTGATTTTCGAAAG TACCTTAGGACAGGCACCTTTGAGGAGGAGATGCTGCTCTGGAGGCGTTTTCTGGATAACAAGGTCCTCCTGTCCTGCGGAAAAGCCTTTGAATGCAGTGAACCGGGATGGTTCCGCATCATCTTTGCTGACAAGACCCACCGGCTACAGTTAG GTATGCAACGGATCCGCAAGGTTTTGGAAGAGCGGGAGCAGGAGATACTGGCTGAGGAGAAGGAGCAGCCTTGTCAGTCAGATCAGGATGGCAAAGCAGATAGTACAGATGAAGTAATTTTTGTGTCCCGCCACCAGGAGCCTACCTGTGCTGGTAGCTCCAACCTTGGTGACCTCATTGGCCTCCTGCAGCAACAAATGCGTTCATCTGACTGGCTACAGAAAAACACAGCCGAGCAGTTTGCACAAGAAAAGCCAGAGATCTACGATGTGTTCAGCAAACTGGTGGGGAAGCAGTAG